The following coding sequences are from one Salinicoccus sp. Bachu38 window:
- a CDS encoding CDP-glycerol glycerophosphotransferase family protein, protein MGMFQKKLRRTFRKTIPRRIRERLIKKLTMHDITVHEEHITVNLSFKNFIRVGLEKRLQVTLTNDQALYELDYHLHGDSIRIQIPYAIIDQTEGRSAIKMMLGRKRLIVRPDTDAYERRRSFFSNHRYFNVSIIRGNLSLANLLPEYRFKTDQPVGLTKLDSRYSQLDFSAEGMDDLTDYELAFLYQSKLRAMDNASGDASILRVTDFSEVITGQPDVYLLKEFELVPVRYTGPPFSMDTLNHEITYSTQDGRLTAEITSHRTDVLAFHSTLEDESVRMHFSIDPTVELAALLVVDTSTEETFRIPIPEQQTGDSVDVSVPLSPLINNISRKRFMLETAGSEPVRLQPDIADLETFGFNERLWVPFHHEKFKIWFYRRRDGLLGFKVTRRRLRRQVTKINDFSFEGYIGGDDAFIDSTPYMTFVDRYSEDFTRIEISSEFTVDLKTVDLIDIKSKDKTIIDVFIEIVHSSGEVLRREKIKYGHSDYRKDNFYDIHEVVDEAGNIHHHLITTTPYNNLKVESFMIPASVDIPEDTSHKDMNIWLLGERYDTAQDNGYALFTWLKENTNIEAYYVIEETAGDYAKIKDVENVLAFGSKRHFDLAFRAGVLLGTHDLENLLPYKTARGFFHYEDTVKVFLQHGVLGRKPVEYDKKYYDLPFDLFIVSSEAEKYDVVMRKMGYEETEVAVTGLARFDHLPHHNATKDILLMPTWRDWISTDEAFLKSRYYARYHSLIHNERLNQLLEENDVHLNFYPHYRAQRYFNEEYLDQGKNIHFIRLGERTVQDLLIEHSLLITDYSSVSFDFTLMNKPVIYYHFDVRQFFRQGRLRPLYQTFIGDMAKTEEDLVDAIEIHIRNGFQPGAGDLSSIFEYQDHNNRKRIYEAVMEKINTIED, encoded by the coding sequence ATGGGGATGTTCCAGAAGAAATTGCGAAGAACATTCAGAAAAACCATCCCCAGGCGTATACGGGAACGTCTGATCAAGAAATTGACGATGCATGATATCACTGTACACGAGGAGCATATCACAGTGAATCTTTCATTCAAAAACTTCATCCGAGTCGGACTGGAGAAAAGACTCCAGGTTACATTAACGAATGACCAGGCACTCTATGAGCTGGACTACCACCTTCATGGTGACAGCATCAGGATTCAGATTCCGTATGCCATCATCGACCAGACTGAAGGACGGTCGGCGATAAAAATGATGCTCGGCCGAAAGCGGCTGATCGTCCGGCCGGATACCGATGCATATGAGCGGCGCCGGTCCTTCTTCTCCAACCATCGATACTTCAACGTATCCATCATTCGCGGTAACTTGTCGCTTGCCAATCTGCTGCCTGAATACCGCTTCAAAACGGATCAGCCGGTTGGACTAACGAAGCTCGACAGCCGCTACAGTCAGCTTGATTTCTCTGCCGAAGGCATGGATGACCTGACGGATTATGAACTTGCCTTCCTCTACCAGAGCAAACTCCGGGCAATGGATAATGCATCGGGCGACGCTTCCATCCTGCGGGTCACGGATTTCTCGGAAGTGATCACAGGACAGCCGGATGTATATCTTCTGAAGGAGTTTGAACTGGTACCGGTCCGCTACACAGGTCCGCCGTTTTCCATGGATACATTGAATCATGAAATCACATATTCTACACAGGATGGCCGGCTGACTGCGGAAATCACCAGCCACAGAACAGATGTGCTTGCGTTCCACAGCACACTCGAAGATGAATCCGTGCGGATGCACTTCTCCATCGATCCAACCGTCGAACTGGCTGCGTTGCTGGTCGTGGATACTTCAACAGAGGAGACATTCCGCATTCCGATTCCGGAGCAACAGACGGGGGACAGCGTGGACGTCAGTGTGCCGCTCTCTCCACTGATCAATAACATATCGCGGAAACGGTTCATGCTTGAAACTGCCGGATCAGAACCGGTCCGTCTGCAACCCGACATCGCGGACCTTGAGACATTCGGCTTCAACGAGCGGCTGTGGGTACCCTTCCATCATGAAAAGTTCAAAATATGGTTCTATCGGCGCAGGGATGGCCTGCTCGGCTTCAAGGTTACGAGACGCCGATTGCGTCGCCAGGTGACTAAGATCAATGACTTCAGCTTCGAAGGATATATTGGTGGGGACGATGCCTTCATCGACAGCACACCCTATATGACCTTCGTCGACCGGTATTCCGAGGACTTTACACGTATCGAAATCAGCAGTGAATTCACCGTGGATCTCAAGACGGTGGACCTCATCGACATCAAGAGCAAGGACAAGACGATCATCGATGTATTCATCGAAATCGTCCACTCGAGCGGTGAAGTGCTGCGACGGGAGAAGATCAAATATGGGCATTCCGACTACAGGAAGGATAATTTCTACGACATTCATGAAGTGGTCGACGAAGCAGGAAATATCCATCACCACCTGATTACGACGACGCCCTACAACAACCTGAAGGTCGAGAGCTTCATGATCCCCGCTTCCGTCGATATACCGGAAGATACAAGCCACAAGGATATGAACATCTGGCTGCTCGGCGAACGGTACGACACAGCCCAGGATAATGGCTATGCCCTGTTTACATGGCTGAAGGAAAATACGAATATCGAGGCATACTATGTCATCGAGGAGACCGCCGGGGACTATGCGAAGATTAAAGATGTGGAGAATGTGCTCGCATTCGGGTCGAAGCGTCATTTCGATCTTGCCTTCAGGGCAGGTGTCCTCCTCGGTACCCATGACCTTGAGAATCTGCTGCCGTACAAGACGGCACGGGGCTTCTTCCATTATGAGGATACGGTCAAGGTGTTCCTGCAGCATGGGGTACTCGGGAGGAAGCCGGTGGAATATGACAAGAAGTACTACGACCTCCCGTTCGACCTGTTCATCGTCAGCAGTGAGGCGGAGAAATATGATGTCGTCATGCGCAAGATGGGATATGAAGAAACGGAAGTCGCCGTCACAGGGCTGGCCCGTTTCGACCATCTGCCCCACCATAATGCGACTAAGGACATCCTCCTCATGCCGACATGGCGGGATTGGATCAGCACCGACGAGGCTTTCCTCAAAAGCAGGTATTACGCCCGCTATCACAGCCTGATCCATAACGAGCGGCTCAACCAGCTGCTTGAGGAGAATGATGTGCATCTGAACTTCTACCCCCACTACCGTGCACAGCGGTACTTCAATGAGGAATATTTGGACCAGGGGAAGAACATCCACTTCATCCGACTGGGTGAGCGGACGGTACAGGATCTGCTGATTGAACATTCCCTGCTGATCACGGACTACTCCAGTGTCAGCTTCGACTTTACACTGATGAACAAGCCGGTCATCTACTACCACTTCGATGTCCGCCAGTTCTTCAGGCAGGGCCGGCTGCGCCCCCTATATCAGACATTCATCGGTGACATGGCGAAGACCGAGGAGGACTTGGTCGACGCCATCGAAATCCATATCCGGAACGGCTTCCAGCCGGGGGCGGGCGACCTGTCCAGCATATTCGAATACCAGGATCACAACAACCGCAAACGCATCTATGAAGCAGTGATGGAAAAAATAAACACGATTGAGGACTAG
- a CDS encoding pyrimidine dimer DNA glycosylase/endonuclease V, with protein MQIFRVSPDHQTSAQYLDNRRLSKQVLELYQILRINLSLVGMLDTNTRYQHHPIVKHVYNEGNPYITDTFWLLEACDMEHQRRGGKRSPAFREDLESLKQLIESRLDADLWSHEPLPPLYVFGEDRIYGNAAYDLYVELLHDKWMNDTIPPRCGVRF; from the coding sequence ATGCAGATCTTCAGAGTGAGTCCTGACCATCAGACAAGTGCCCAGTATCTGGACAACCGCCGTCTGAGCAAGCAAGTGCTCGAGCTCTACCAGATACTGCGGATCAACCTGAGCCTGGTCGGAATGCTGGATACGAATACACGGTATCAGCATCACCCGATTGTGAAGCATGTATACAATGAAGGAAACCCGTATATCACGGATACATTCTGGCTGCTTGAAGCGTGCGATATGGAGCACCAGCGTCGGGGCGGCAAGCGGAGTCCAGCCTTCAGGGAAGATCTGGAGTCTCTGAAACAGCTGATCGAGTCGCGTCTAGATGCCGACCTGTGGAGCCATGAGCCGCTTCCCCCACTCTATGTATTCGGTGAGGACCGGATATATGGCAATGCGGCATACGATCTATATGTAGAATTGCTCCATGACAAATGGATGAACGATACCATCCCCCCGAGGTGCGGGGTGAGATTCTAG
- a CDS encoding YtoQ family protein produces MELTVYLAGQIHDDWREDVKQIADEKDLPLNFVGPQTNHERSDNIGEDILGEQPAPYFKDNAASAVNNLRTQVLMQKSDVVIALFGEKYKQWNTAMDASAAVTLGKPLIIVRPEELIHPLKELSNKANITVETVEQALDVLAYIYE; encoded by the coding sequence ATGGAACTTACAGTATATTTGGCAGGGCAGATCCATGATGACTGGCGCGAGGACGTGAAGCAGATTGCGGACGAAAAGGACCTGCCTTTGAACTTCGTCGGGCCGCAGACGAATCACGAGCGTTCGGACAACATCGGAGAGGATATTCTGGGCGAACAGCCTGCACCCTACTTCAAGGATAATGCCGCTTCTGCGGTGAACAACCTCCGCACACAGGTGCTGATGCAGAAATCGGATGTCGTGATTGCACTGTTCGGCGAGAAGTACAAGCAATGGAATACGGCGATGGATGCGAGCGCTGCCGTGACACTCGGCAAGCCGCTCATCATCGTGCGCCCGGAAGAGCTGATCCATCCGCTTAAAGAATTGTCCAACAAGGCGAACATCACGGTGGAAACGGTCGAACAGGCACTGGATGTCCTCGCCTACATCTACGAGTAG
- a CDS encoding flavodoxin family protein, translating into MKLKAVFLNATLKYGEDASNTEALAREVFNIYHEHDVETESIRLTDYNIRYGIADDMGEGDEFPQILEKVKAADIVLIGSPVWLGEKSSVATLIIERLYGSASLTNDKGQSIFYNKVGGAIVTGNEDGAKHAAQSILYSLAHNGFTIPPNVDTYWVGDAGPGPSYMEAGQDNEFTKSHVRMLAYNTMHLARIFKEHPIPAEGNTME; encoded by the coding sequence ATGAAACTGAAGGCAGTATTTCTGAATGCGACACTGAAGTATGGAGAGGACGCATCAAACACCGAGGCACTCGCCCGTGAGGTCTTCAACATCTATCACGAGCACGATGTGGAGACGGAATCGATCCGGCTCACCGACTACAACATCCGCTACGGCATCGCCGACGATATGGGCGAAGGCGATGAGTTCCCGCAGATTTTAGAAAAGGTCAAAGCGGCAGACATCGTCCTCATCGGTTCGCCGGTATGGCTTGGTGAGAAGAGCAGCGTAGCGACACTCATCATCGAGCGTCTGTACGGCAGTGCTTCCCTGACCAACGACAAGGGACAGTCCATCTTCTACAACAAGGTCGGCGGTGCCATCGTGACGGGCAATGAGGATGGAGCCAAACATGCAGCGCAAAGCATCCTATACAGCCTGGCCCATAACGGATTCACCATTCCGCCGAACGTCGACACCTACTGGGTCGGTGACGCCGGTCCCGGGCCGTCCTATATGGAAGCTGGCCAGGACAATGAATTCACGAAGTCGCATGTACGGATGCTCGCCTACAACACCATGCATCTGGCCCGTATATTCAAGGAGCACCCGATTCCGGCAGAAGGCAATACGATGGAATGA
- a CDS encoding YkvI family membrane protein — MMIGFAYTGVIVGAGFSTGQEILQFFTNYGTWSYAAILLSALIIMFVGRQAAKLGYRLKADSHEEPINTMFGDMIGKAIDYILVFFLYGIAVIMLAGAGSAFYESFGVAPWLGSLIMLVAVFATLLLDFNKIVAVLGAVTPFLVAFVLIIAAFNVFNPAVPMSEVNQYAQIDRTPSGHWWWDAITYSGLVLATAFSFLSVMGSEASKHKAARRGALVGGAIIMLLMLLINGGMLANLNAANEAALPTLLLADGIHPALSLGLSIVMLLVIYNTAVGLMYPFLTRFTVAYSGKYKLLLAGGLLFGYALSFVGFVDLVNIFYPIFGYIGLFIAAGLTIRWVANKFTKKQLV, encoded by the coding sequence ATGATGATTGGATTTGCCTACACGGGGGTTATTGTAGGGGCCGGTTTTTCCACTGGCCAGGAAATACTCCAGTTCTTTACGAACTACGGGACATGGAGCTATGCTGCAATCCTCCTATCGGCACTGATCATCATGTTTGTTGGCCGGCAAGCGGCTAAACTTGGCTACCGATTAAAGGCAGATTCCCACGAGGAACCGATCAACACAATGTTTGGAGATATGATTGGGAAGGCAATCGACTACATCCTTGTCTTTTTCCTATATGGCATCGCAGTGATCATGCTCGCAGGGGCGGGTTCTGCATTCTACGAAAGCTTCGGTGTGGCCCCGTGGCTCGGATCACTGATCATGCTGGTGGCGGTATTCGCCACCCTGCTGCTCGACTTCAATAAAATCGTTGCAGTACTCGGTGCAGTGACACCATTCCTGGTGGCGTTCGTACTCATCATCGCGGCATTCAATGTTTTCAATCCGGCTGTGCCGATGAGTGAAGTGAACCAGTATGCACAGATCGACCGCACACCATCCGGCCACTGGTGGTGGGACGCAATCACCTACAGTGGACTCGTACTCGCGACCGCATTCAGCTTCCTGTCCGTCATGGGATCCGAAGCTTCAAAACATAAAGCGGCCAGGCGTGGCGCACTGGTCGGCGGGGCAATCATCATGCTGCTGATGCTTCTGATCAACGGCGGCATGCTTGCGAACCTGAATGCTGCCAACGAGGCGGCACTGCCCACCCTGCTGCTCGCAGACGGCATCCACCCGGCACTGAGCCTGGGACTGTCCATCGTCATGCTGCTGGTCATCTACAATACGGCAGTCGGACTGATGTACCCGTTCCTGACACGGTTCACAGTTGCGTATTCCGGAAAGTATAAGCTACTGCTTGCAGGTGGCCTGCTGTTCGGCTATGCACTGAGCTTCGTAGGATTCGTGGATCTGGTCAACATATTCTATCCGATATTCGGATACATTGGCCTGTTCATCGCAGCAGGACTGACCATCCGCTGGGTGGCGAACAAATTTACAAAAAAGCAACTCGTATAG
- a CDS encoding YveK family protein, producing MEETLNLEDILEVIKKNLAMIIVLVLLFGSISAFATAFLMTPQYEANTQILVSQSQDAENSVNNQDIQASLQLINTYRDIIKSPTVLDDVVNNLNLEQTTSALAEQITVNNQDQSQVVTVTVVNENPEDAEIIANEIANVFQERVMEVMNVDNVSILAPANVGEDPSPVSPQPLINIAIGIILGGLLGLGIAFLRAFMDKRVTTEEEMQKQLDLPVLGTIAKFEK from the coding sequence ATGGAAGAAACATTGAATCTGGAAGACATTCTGGAAGTCATAAAGAAAAATTTGGCGATGATTATCGTCCTTGTACTACTCTTCGGTTCAATCTCTGCATTCGCAACCGCATTTCTAATGACCCCGCAATATGAAGCCAATACGCAAATTCTCGTCAGCCAGTCACAGGATGCTGAAAACTCGGTCAACAACCAGGATATTCAAGCAAGTCTTCAACTGATCAATACATACAGGGATATCATAAAGAGTCCCACAGTGTTGGATGATGTCGTAAACAATCTGAACTTGGAACAGACAACAAGTGCATTGGCTGAACAGATTACCGTCAATAACCAAGACCAGTCGCAGGTCGTAACGGTGACGGTCGTCAATGAAAACCCTGAGGACGCAGAAATCATCGCCAATGAAATCGCAAATGTGTTCCAGGAGAGGGTCATGGAAGTGATGAATGTCGATAACGTCTCCATTCTGGCACCGGCAAATGTCGGTGAAGATCCATCACCTGTATCTCCACAGCCGCTCATTAACATAGCAATTGGTATCATTCTTGGTGGACTGCTTGGACTCGGAATTGCGTTCCTGCGTGCGTTTATGGATAAGCGTGTCACGACAGAAGAAGAAATGCAGAAGCAACTTGATTTGCCAGTTCTTGGTACGATTGCGAAATTCGAAAAGTAG
- a CDS encoding CpsD/CapB family tyrosine-protein kinase, with translation MFGKKKTHTYVSGPRQLIVEKQPKSPVSEQFRTIRTNIMYSNIDTEIKTVVFTSATPGAGKSTTAANVAVAYAQSGKRTVLIDADLRRPTMHYTFEMTNQRGMSTAIVNDVPVENIVRETQIENLDLVTSGPIPPNPSELLSSKKMAHLLKTFSMHYDMVIIDTPPLLAVTDAQVMSKITHGTVLVTNVAENNRERLQEAKKLLEKADANILGVVMNNKKMDTKKDDYYYYYGSE, from the coding sequence ATGTTTGGTAAAAAGAAAACACACACATATGTATCAGGCCCCAGGCAACTCATCGTTGAAAAACAGCCGAAATCTCCAGTTAGTGAACAGTTCCGTACAATCAGAACAAATATCATGTACTCCAACATAGATACCGAAATCAAGACGGTAGTTTTCACATCTGCTACTCCAGGGGCAGGCAAGTCAACGACGGCGGCCAACGTTGCGGTTGCTTACGCGCAATCCGGCAAACGTACTGTACTGATTGATGCCGATCTGCGCCGCCCAACGATGCATTATACATTTGAGATGACGAACCAGCGTGGGATGTCTACAGCCATCGTCAACGATGTCCCTGTAGAAAATATCGTGAGGGAGACACAAATTGAGAATCTTGACCTTGTAACATCTGGACCAATCCCGCCGAACCCTTCAGAATTGCTTTCTTCAAAGAAGATGGCGCATCTACTGAAGACGTTCTCCATGCATTACGATATGGTCATCATCGATACGCCACCACTACTTGCAGTGACAGATGCCCAGGTGATGAGCAAGATTACCCATGGCACTGTGCTGGTCACGAATGTGGCAGAAAACAACAGGGAAAGGCTCCAGGAGGCAAAAAAGCTGCTCGAGAAGGCAGATGCCAATATCCTGGGTGTAGTTATGAACAACAAGAAGATGGATACGAAGAAGGATGATTACTACTATTACTACGGGAGCGAATAG
- a CDS encoding tyrosine-protein phosphatase → MIDIHNHVLVGADDGPQTEEEAVLLLQQAIDNGITDIIATPHHYSGDFVNPRSKILEKIDTLNQIISQHQLDINVHPGQEIRVNGSFVEELKSGVSIPLNQSQYVLVEFSFNDIPNYVDPLLYELQMSGYTPLIAHPERCKPIIKYPDKLHEYIEKGAVAQVTAGSVVGELGQNLKETSLKMIEAHLVHIIASDAHHAELRPFMLKEAYDMVEKELGSIYIDDLKYNAEAVLLGKEVKVKRPSKIETHYKSKKKRKKKRFLGIF, encoded by the coding sequence ATGATTGATATTCATAACCATGTACTTGTCGGAGCAGACGACGGACCACAAACAGAAGAGGAAGCAGTATTGCTTCTCCAGCAGGCAATCGACAATGGAATAACGGATATCATTGCGACCCCCCATCATTACAGTGGGGACTTTGTTAACCCAAGAAGTAAGATTTTAGAAAAAATAGACACACTCAACCAGATCATTTCACAACATCAATTGGACATCAACGTACATCCCGGTCAAGAAATCAGAGTGAATGGGAGCTTCGTCGAAGAGTTGAAGTCCGGTGTAAGCATCCCACTCAACCAATCGCAATATGTGCTGGTTGAGTTTTCTTTTAATGATATACCAAATTATGTTGACCCTTTATTATATGAGCTACAGATGAGTGGCTACACACCGCTCATTGCACATCCGGAACGGTGTAAACCAATCATCAAGTATCCAGACAAGCTGCATGAATACATTGAAAAAGGTGCAGTGGCTCAGGTGACTGCAGGTTCGGTTGTTGGAGAACTGGGTCAAAACCTCAAAGAGACGAGCCTTAAAATGATTGAAGCGCATCTCGTTCATATCATTGCCAGTGATGCCCACCATGCAGAACTGCGACCATTCATGTTGAAAGAAGCTTATGACATGGTTGAGAAAGAACTCGGATCCATTTATATAGATGACCTGAAGTATAATGCAGAAGCGGTTCTTCTTGGTAAAGAAGTGAAAGTGAAGCGGCCTTCCAAGATAGAAACGCACTATAAAAGCAAGAAGAAAAGAAAAAAGAAGAGATTCTTAGGGATATTTTAA
- a CDS encoding polysaccharide biosynthesis protein, translating to MGAKERYILLLIIDSLIVTFSVFIGYYILAPFFLQYTMPVLITTSIILLVSHHVFSYVFNLYHRAWEYASVRELMAIAQAVTGSIIITYVLNMLMFQTTFTRLMIITWMMHLLLIGGSRLSWRIARHRLIGRDNSNIEMKRTLVVGAGKGGSLLIKQILDTPAMKMSPVVAVDDDLSKQRMELAGGVKVEGTREEIGHLIKKYEINKVVIAIPSLSKTELNEIYEVASNENVEVMIMPNIDDVMSGRVEVNALKKVEVEDLLGREPVELDSEGIEEQVRDRTVLVTGAGGSIGSEIVRQITKFQPRRVGLLGHGENSIYTILEEMIVTNDNIEFIPIIADVQDCDRIFEVFEKYKPDIVYHAAAHKHVPLMEYNPKEAVKNNIIGTKNTAEAACKYESKKFVLISTDKAVNPPNVMGATKRVAEMFVQALNEKYSKTTLVAVRFGNVLGSRGSVIPKFRKQIESGGPVTVTDERMTRYFMTIPEASRLVIQASTLAQGGEVFVLDMGEPVKIVNLAKNMIRLSGFKEEEISIRFSGIRPGEKLYEELLNEKEVQSEKVYEKIYVGKAKFKDYTTLKIFTESLSNTQDNQVIKNNLLNFIKNKS from the coding sequence ATGGGAGCAAAAGAACGATATATACTCCTTCTTATCATTGATTCACTGATTGTCACATTCTCAGTGTTCATCGGGTATTATATACTGGCACCATTTTTCCTTCAGTATACAATGCCTGTACTTATCACAACTTCAATAATCCTATTGGTCAGTCACCATGTTTTTTCATATGTATTCAATCTCTATCATCGGGCATGGGAGTATGCAAGTGTAAGAGAATTGATGGCAATTGCTCAAGCTGTAACCGGATCAATTATCATTACATATGTACTTAACATGTTAATGTTTCAGACTACCTTTACGCGATTGATGATTATTACTTGGATGATGCACCTTCTATTGATTGGAGGATCTAGACTATCTTGGCGCATAGCAAGACATCGTCTCATTGGTAGAGATAATAGTAATATTGAAATGAAGCGTACACTTGTTGTAGGTGCGGGTAAAGGGGGATCTTTACTCATTAAACAAATATTGGATACACCGGCAATGAAGATGTCACCAGTAGTGGCAGTAGATGATGACTTATCTAAACAAAGGATGGAATTGGCTGGGGGTGTTAAAGTTGAAGGCACCAGAGAAGAAATTGGACACCTCATTAAAAAATATGAAATTAATAAAGTTGTTATAGCAATTCCTTCTTTAAGTAAAACAGAATTGAATGAAATCTATGAAGTGGCAAGTAATGAAAATGTAGAAGTAATGATTATGCCTAACATAGATGATGTGATGTCAGGTCGAGTTGAAGTGAATGCATTGAAAAAGGTTGAGGTTGAAGATTTGCTTGGACGAGAACCGGTTGAACTCGATTCAGAAGGAATTGAGGAGCAGGTGAGAGACCGAACAGTGCTTGTAACTGGAGCAGGTGGTAGTATAGGTTCGGAAATTGTACGTCAGATAACTAAATTCCAGCCAAGAAGAGTAGGATTGTTAGGTCATGGTGAAAACAGCATTTATACTATACTTGAAGAAATGATTGTCACAAATGACAATATAGAATTTATTCCTATCATTGCAGACGTACAAGACTGTGACCGAATTTTTGAAGTTTTCGAGAAGTATAAACCTGATATTGTATATCATGCGGCTGCTCATAAACACGTACCTTTAATGGAATACAATCCTAAAGAAGCAGTAAAAAATAATATTATAGGAACGAAAAATACAGCAGAAGCTGCTTGTAAGTACGAGTCTAAGAAGTTCGTACTCATCTCTACTGATAAAGCAGTTAACCCTCCTAATGTAATGGGTGCTACAAAACGAGTGGCTGAGATGTTCGTTCAAGCTCTAAATGAGAAATACAGTAAAACTACGCTTGTTGCAGTGAGATTTGGAAATGTTCTAGGAAGCAGAGGATCTGTTATTCCTAAGTTTAGAAAACAAATAGAATCAGGGGGGCCTGTAACAGTAACAGATGAGCGAATGACAAGGTACTTTATGACTATACCTGAAGCTTCGCGTCTAGTTATTCAAGCAAGTACACTTGCCCAAGGTGGAGAAGTTTTTGTCCTAGACATGGGTGAACCAGTAAAAATAGTAAATCTTGCTAAAAATATGATTCGATTAAGTGGGTTTAAAGAAGAAGAAATTAGCATTAGATTTAGTGGTATTAGACCAGGTGAAAAGTTATATGAGGAATTGTTAAATGAGAAAGAAGTACAGTCGGAAAAAGTTTATGAAAAAATTTATGTAGGCAAAGCTAAGTTTAAAGATTACACAACTTTAAAGATATTTACAGAATCTTTGTCTAATACTCAAGATAACCAGGTTATAAAGAATAATTTATTAAATTTCATTAAAAATAAAAGTTAA
- a CDS encoding polysaccharide biosynthesis protein, with amino-acid sequence MFQDKILLITGGTGSFGNAVLDRFLNTDVKEIRIFSRDEKKQDDMRKKYRNEKIKFYLGDVRNKDSVKNAMYNVNYVFHAAALKQVPSCEFFPMEAVKTNVIGTENVLDASIESGVQKVICLSTDKAAYPINAMGISKAMMEKTFVAKSKNINPERTLICGTRYGNVMASRGSVIPLFIEQIKSGQDITVTDPYMTRFLMSLEEAVELVIFAFKNAETGDIMVQKSPASTIKDLAQAIKELFSADNEIKIIGTRHGEKLYETLLTREEHVVAQDLKNFYKVPADSRDLNYDKYFVEGDKQLTTETEYNSHNTFRLNVEEIKEKLLTLKYVQEELKDWRQL; translated from the coding sequence ATGTTTCAAGATAAAATATTACTCATTACAGGAGGGACAGGGTCTTTTGGTAATGCAGTCTTAGATCGTTTTCTAAATACAGATGTCAAAGAAATTAGAATTTTTTCTCGTGATGAAAAAAAACAAGATGATATGAGAAAAAAATATAGAAATGAAAAAATTAAATTCTATCTTGGTGATGTTCGTAATAAGGATAGTGTTAAAAATGCAATGTATAATGTAAATTATGTATTTCACGCAGCAGCTTTGAAACAGGTTCCTTCTTGTGAATTTTTCCCAATGGAAGCTGTGAAAACAAATGTCATAGGTACAGAAAATGTTCTTGATGCTTCTATAGAATCGGGTGTTCAAAAAGTGATTTGCCTTTCAACAGATAAAGCGGCTTATCCTATTAATGCTATGGGAATTTCAAAAGCAATGATGGAAAAAACTTTTGTAGCAAAATCTAAAAACATCAATCCAGAAAGAACATTAATCTGTGGTACTAGATACGGTAATGTAATGGCTTCACGAGGTTCAGTTATACCGCTTTTTATAGAACAGATAAAAAGCGGGCAAGACATTACTGTGACTGACCCTTATATGACAAGATTTCTTATGAGTCTTGAAGAAGCAGTAGAACTTGTCATTTTTGCATTTAAGAATGCAGAGACTGGAGATATTATGGTGCAAAAATCACCTGCTTCAACAATTAAAGATCTTGCACAAGCAATTAAAGAACTTTTTAGTGCTGATAATGAAATCAAAATTATAGGTACACGACACGGAGAAAAGTTGTATGAGACACTACTTACAAGAGAAGAGCACGTAGTGGCTCAAGATTTAAAGAATTTTTATAAAGTTCCTGCTGATTCTCGTGATTTAAATTATGACAAATATTTTGTGGAAGGTGACAAACAACTAACTACAGAAACGGAATACAATTCTCACAATACTTTTAGGTTAAATGTGGAAGAGATTAAAGAAAAACTTTTGACTCTAAAATATGTACAAGAAGAGTTGAAGGATTGGAGGCAATTATGA